Proteins from a genomic interval of bacterium:
- a CDS encoding peptidoglycan recognition family protein, translating into MTNLLTNGGFDGGAWHKTHTGQEFGEIEVPEAWTCFWKEGGSVPHDPGNEQGYRRPECKVIEPQPPYLDPPRVRNGGAWQLFTLWGIHDAGLYQRVAAPAGATVRVTAYTHAWSSQSDKVKEGSIQDDNFAQQVGIDPTGGTDPWGASVVWGPVQHLYDAYGRVLSTDVVVGNTGIVTVFLREVVKWRYKHCDGYWDDVSLEIVTPGGGDGDGDDDDNDDDSGIVDTLAQLVTALNGIRDVIEQVGGEIAERLAAVVIPDDEDDEDGEPTTLPCTATGSKIGAHCIAAGPVPAMVRDAVAGGAHLAVVKAVDNWGTLVEVKRDSSATITIGRVTHPLEGCPGVADIDTDLADLARRIMAYTLDKIIATPEAAASIDYYEPVNEPDPAGVAGYTRLAQLMIYCMDIAEQHDVHLALLSLNCGTPEWDEMQALVASGMFQRARAGGHVIALHEGTLPDLDGHKAWTAPIDLWWGEGHTIPGAPDVDDSGALCFRYRYLQYLMQQAGTACEVPIVITEFYTCYDAPGPEALDGIIWYDNETRYDRLLLGFCPFTFGPTGSWKDQDCFEYGATLADRVIQLKDRVNAAPGEPATPIEPELPTLSIVDLRGTLMVNPASPWYPWKRRTLSEITTIFVHHSAGACGSAKQLVEGIAAYHCSATDKNRPGICYAYMIGADGTVWQTSDLEDVVFAQGSTTSPDDENRYGVAVCLLGCFINGAEPTTAQLVSLEKLIPHLENLVGKALRVWGHKDVIATKCPGDSWPFRPGWGLVTTPLIGVHDEGSTQTGAEWLADLGKPALVVRPLYVKNYEGMAPDYSAAEAAGLRVIVSLRWSWSSDKGGAGTLPDREGREWVPFLSRASRIINESRGVWGWSIGNEVNNPREFPAMRDLTAADAAAAFNQLAAVCPDARLAPASLDPFNAQAGDPREWLAGMWGALLHIPAFVDAHGYIHGPDRDLVGSDAHFTDPPLEWQFYNYPGCVTALLRCLPAKYAQLPIYVTEFNHITRADGSLGWESGQVVEDIIADAVEVAGQCRFAGLALYRWRGDEWEIVGNQRVRRAIARAIGAA; encoded by the coding sequence ATGACGAATCTGTTAACGAATGGTGGTTTTGATGGCGGCGCATGGCACAAGACCCACACCGGCCAGGAGTTTGGTGAGATCGAGGTGCCGGAAGCCTGGACCTGTTTCTGGAAGGAAGGTGGCTCTGTCCCGCACGATCCTGGGAACGAGCAAGGGTACCGGCGGCCTGAGTGTAAGGTCATCGAACCACAACCGCCTTACCTGGACCCGCCACGGGTGCGTAACGGCGGAGCCTGGCAGTTATTCACCTTGTGGGGAATTCATGACGCCGGCCTATACCAGCGCGTGGCGGCCCCTGCTGGGGCCACGGTGCGTGTCACCGCCTACACCCATGCCTGGAGTTCCCAGAGCGATAAGGTCAAGGAAGGTAGTATCCAGGACGATAACTTTGCGCAGCAGGTCGGCATCGATCCCACCGGCGGGACTGATCCGTGGGGCGCCTCAGTCGTATGGGGACCAGTCCAGCACCTCTATGACGCTTACGGCCGGGTACTATCGACCGATGTAGTAGTGGGTAACACCGGGATTGTGACCGTGTTCCTGCGCGAGGTCGTCAAGTGGCGTTACAAGCACTGTGACGGTTACTGGGATGACGTCAGTCTGGAGATCGTCACCCCTGGCGGTGGCGATGGTGACGGTGACGACGACGATAATGATGATGATAGCGGAATTGTGGATACCCTGGCGCAGTTGGTGACCGCGCTCAACGGCATCCGCGACGTGATTGAACAGGTCGGCGGCGAGATCGCGGAGCGGCTCGCCGCCGTCGTCATCCCCGACGATGAGGATGACGAGGACGGCGAGCCGACTACTCTGCCCTGTACGGCGACCGGGTCCAAGATTGGCGCCCACTGCATTGCTGCTGGTCCGGTGCCAGCAATGGTGCGGGATGCCGTTGCCGGCGGAGCGCATCTTGCCGTAGTCAAGGCGGTCGACAACTGGGGCACGCTGGTGGAGGTCAAGCGGGACTCCTCTGCCACCATCACGATCGGGCGGGTCACCCACCCACTGGAAGGTTGCCCGGGTGTGGCCGACATCGACACCGACCTGGCCGACCTGGCCCGCCGGATTATGGCCTATACCCTGGATAAGATCATCGCCACCCCGGAAGCCGCAGCCTCGATCGACTACTACGAGCCGGTCAACGAACCAGATCCCGCCGGGGTCGCCGGTTACACACGGCTGGCCCAACTCATGATCTACTGCATGGACATCGCCGAGCAGCATGATGTCCACCTGGCGCTGCTCTCGCTCAACTGCGGCACGCCGGAGTGGGACGAAATGCAAGCCCTGGTTGCCAGCGGCATGTTCCAACGGGCACGCGCCGGTGGGCATGTCATCGCCTTGCACGAGGGGACGCTACCCGACCTGGACGGGCATAAGGCCTGGACTGCTCCCATTGATCTATGGTGGGGTGAAGGTCACACGATCCCTGGCGCGCCTGATGTAGACGACTCCGGGGCACTTTGCTTCCGCTATCGTTACTTGCAATATCTCATGCAACAAGCGGGTACGGCCTGTGAGGTGCCTATCGTTATCACGGAGTTCTATACCTGTTACGATGCTCCAGGCCCCGAGGCGCTGGACGGCATCATCTGGTATGACAACGAGACGCGGTACGATCGGCTGTTGTTGGGTTTTTGCCCGTTCACCTTCGGGCCGACCGGATCGTGGAAGGATCAGGACTGCTTCGAGTACGGGGCTACGCTGGCCGACCGAGTCATACAACTGAAAGATCGGGTGAACGCGGCACCAGGCGAACCGGCAACTCCCATAGAGCCAGAACTGCCCACGTTATCGATCGTCGACCTGCGGGGCACGCTCATGGTCAACCCCGCCAGTCCGTGGTACCCCTGGAAACGTCGCACGCTCTCCGAGATCACCACGATCTTCGTACATCATAGCGCCGGGGCGTGTGGTAGCGCCAAACAGCTTGTGGAAGGCATTGCGGCCTACCACTGCTCGGCCACCGACAAGAACCGGCCCGGCATCTGCTACGCCTATATGATCGGGGCGGACGGGACCGTCTGGCAGACTTCTGACTTGGAAGACGTGGTATTTGCTCAGGGCAGCACCACCAGCCCTGACGACGAGAACCGTTACGGTGTGGCCGTCTGCTTGCTGGGCTGTTTCATCAACGGGGCAGAGCCGACCACAGCCCAGCTCGTTTCTCTGGAAAAGCTAATCCCTCACCTTGAAAACCTTGTTGGTAAGGCCTTGCGCGTATGGGGCCACAAGGACGTGATCGCCACCAAATGCCCGGGTGATTCCTGGCCGTTCCGGCCTGGGTGGGGCCTGGTCACGACTCCACTGATCGGTGTGCACGATGAGGGTAGCACGCAGACCGGCGCGGAATGGCTCGCCGATCTCGGTAAGCCTGCTTTGGTGGTGCGTCCGCTCTACGTGAAAAACTATGAAGGAATGGCCCCTGACTATTCCGCCGCGGAGGCCGCGGGCTTACGGGTAATCGTCAGCCTGCGCTGGTCGTGGTCCAGCGATAAGGGTGGGGCGGGAACTTTACCTGATCGGGAGGGTCGTGAGTGGGTCCCGTTCCTCTCGCGGGCGTCGCGGATCATCAACGAGTCGCGCGGCGTGTGGGGTTGGTCCATCGGGAACGAGGTCAACAACCCACGGGAGTTCCCCGCGATGCGCGACCTCACCGCCGCGGACGCCGCCGCCGCCTTCAACCAGCTCGCCGCGGTTTGTCCAGATGCCCGCCTGGCCCCGGCCTCGCTGGACCCGTTCAATGCGCAGGCGGGCGACCCGCGCGAGTGGCTCGCCGGAATGTGGGGCGCGCTGCTGCACATCCCGGCCTTCGTAGACGCCCACGGGTACATCCACGGGCCGGATCGTGATCTTGTGGGCAGCGACGCCCACTTCACCGACCCGCCGCTGGAATGGCAGTTCTACAATTACCCCGGCTGCGTCACCGCACTACTGCGTTGCTTGCCAGCGAAGTACGCTCAGTTACCCATCTATGTGACGGAGTTCAACCATATCACTCGCGCTGACGGCAGCCTGGGTTGGGAGAGCGGGCAGGTCGTCGAAGACATCATTGCGGACGCCGTCGAGGTCGCCGGCCAGTGCCGTTTCGCTGGGCTGGCGCTGTATCGCTGGCGCGGGGATGAATGGGAGATCGTAGGTAATCAGCGCGTGCGACGGGCCATTGCACGCGCCATAGGAGCAGCTTAG